The following are encoded in a window of Gossypium raimondii isolate GPD5lz chromosome 13, ASM2569854v1, whole genome shotgun sequence genomic DNA:
- the LOC105781536 gene encoding mannosylglycoprotein endo-beta-mannosidase isoform X2 — MFRRHSLEVTDILNPDGSNLLAVLVHPPDHPGSIPPAGGQGGDHEIGKDVATQYVEGWDWIAPVRDRNTGIWDEVSISVTGPVKIIDPHLVSSFFDRYTRVYLHATTELENRSSWVAECSLNIQVTTELEGSVCLMEHLKTQHVSIPPRARIQYTFPQLFFYKPNLWWPNGMGKQSLYNVSITVDVKGHGESDSWGQLFGFRKIESHIDSATGGRLFKVNGQPIFIRGGNWILSDCLLRLSKERYKTDIKFHADMNLNMIRCWGGGLAERPEFYHYCDVYGLLVWQEFWITGDVDGRGVPVSNPNGPLDHDLFMLCARDTVKLLRNHPSLALWVGGNEQVPPADINTALKNDLKLHPFFESQSEYITSVEGLSTAYKDPSQYLDGTRVYIQGSMWDGFANGKGGFTDGPYEIQNPEDPFKDNFYKYGFNPEVGSVGIPVAATIRATMPCEGWQIPLFKKLPNGYTEEVPNPIWQYHKYLPYSKPGKVHDQIELYGTPEDLDDFCLKAQLVNYIQYRALLEGWTSRMWSKYTGVLIWKTQNPWTGLRGQFYDHLLDQTAGFFGCRCAAEPIHVQLNLATYFIEVVNTTAEELSNVAIEASVWDLEGACPYYKVFDKLSLPPKKVVSISEMKYPKSKNPKPVFFLLLKLYHVSNYSIVSRNFYWLHVSGGDYKLLEPYRNKRIPLKITSKTFIKGSSYEVEMKVLNKSKKPDPKTLTYKNNFAVRNDDSDFDMTSLKPIPDTRTDLKQPTGLFQRLYRQFSRESDSLRVAEINGSDGGVAFFLNFSVHGAKLEHEEGEDSRILPVHYSDNYFSLVPGEEMSIKISFKVPPGVSPRVTLRGWNYHHGVHTVL, encoded by the exons ATGTTTCGAAGACATTCCCTTGAAGTCACTGATATCCTAAATCCTGATGGTTCAAACTTGCTGGCTGTTCTCGTTCACCCTCCGGACCATCCTGGGAGCATTCCCCCTGCGGGTGGGCAAGGTGGGGATCATGAG ATTGGAAAAGATGTTGCCACACAATATGTTGAGGGCTGGGATTGGATAGCTCCAGTGAG GGATCGGAACACTGGTATCTGGGATGAAGTCTCAATATCTGTTACCGGG CCGGTGAAAATAATTGATCCACACTTAGTTTCTTCGTTTTTTGACCGTTACACAAGGGTATACTTGCATGCAACAACTGAATTGGAAAACAGAAGTTCTTGGGTTGCTGAATGTTCTTTAAATATCCAAGTGACAACAGAACTTGAAGGAAGTGTTTGCTTAATGGAGCATCTTAAGACTCAGCATGTTTCAATCCCTCCTAGAGCTCGTATTCAGTATACATTTCCTCAG CTTTTCTTCTACAAGCCCAACTTATGGTGGCCAAATGGAATGGGAAAGCAGTCTCTGTATAATGTCAGTATTACTGTTGATGTGAAGGGACACGGAGAATCTGATTCTTGGGGCCAACTATTTGGTTTTCGCAAAATTGAATCTCATATAGACAGTGCTACTGGAGGGAG GTTGTTCAAGGTGAATGGACAGCCTATTTTTATCCGCGGTGGTAACTGGATATTGTCTGATTGCTTGCTTCGGCTTTCTAAGGAGCGTTATAAAACAGACATAAAATTTCATGCAGATATGAATCTGAACATGATTCGTTGTTGGGGTGGTGGGTTGGCCGAGAGGCCAGAATTTTATCATTATTGTGATGTTTATGGTTTGCTG GTATGGCAGGAGTTTTGGATTACTGGTGATGTTGATGGTAGAGGTGTCCCAGTATCAAATCCAAATGGCCCACTTGACCATGATCTTTTCATGCTATGTGCCAGAGATACTGTCAAGCTTTTAAGGAATCACCCTAGTCTTGCTCTCTGGGTTGGTGGAAACGAACAGGTTCCACCGGCTGATATCAACACGGCTCTCAAGAATGACCTGAAACTGCATCCATTTTTCGAGAGCCAGAGTGAATATATAACGTCTGTGGAAGGATTGTCCACAGCATACAAGGACCCTAGTCAATATCTGGATGGCACACGTGTTTATATCCAAGGATCCATGTGGGATGGCTTTGCTAATGGAAAGGGAGGCTTTACTGATGGCCCTTATGAAATCCAGAATCCCGAAGACCCTTTTAAGgataacttttacaaatatggTTTCAACCCTGAGGTTGGTTCTGTAGGAATTCCAGTTGCAGCTACCATCAGAGCAACCATGCCTTGTGAAGGTTGGCAAATTCCATTGTTTAAGAAGCTTCCCAATGGTTACACTGAAGAAGTTCCAAATCCTATTTGGCAATACCACAAATATCTTCCTTACTCGAAACCTGGGAAGGTTCATGATCAGATTGAACTGTATGGAACCCCAGAGGATCTGGATGATTTTTGCTTGAAG GCTCAACTTGTTAATTACATTCAGTATAGAGCTTTATTGGAGGGTTGGACATCCCGTATGTGGAGCAAATACACTGGAGTTTTGATTTGGAAGACGCAGAACCCATGGACAGGTCTTCGTGGTCAATTTTATGATCACCTGTTAGACCAGACAGCCGGTTTTTTTGGTTGTCGCTGTGCTGCGGAGCCAATCCATGTCCAGCTCAATCTTGCTACATATTTTATAGAG GTTGTCAATACTACTGCCGAGGAATTGTCAAATGTCGCTATAGAAGCATCAGTGTGGGATCTTGAAGGAGCTTGTCCGTATTACAAAGTTTTTGATAAGCTTTCCTTGCCACCGAAGAAAGTAGTTTCCATTAGTGAGATGAAGTATCCAAAGTCAAAAAACCCGAAGCCAGTGTTCTTTCTCCTTCTCAAACTCTACCACGTTTCAAATTACAGCATTGTATCCCGAAACTTTTACTGGTTACATGTTTCTGGTGGAGATTACAAGCTGCTGGAACCATACAGGAACAAGAGAATACCTCTTAAGATAACATCAAAGACATTCATCAAAGGTTCCTCGTATGAAGTCGAAATGAAGGTGCTAAACAAATCGAAGAAACCTGATCCCAAAACTTTAACCTACAAGAACAATTTTGCTGTCAGAAACGATGATTCAGATTTTGATATGACTTCACTCAAACCTATACCAGACACCAGAACTGATCTGAAACAGCCAACGGGTTTGTTTCAGAGACTATATAGACAATTTTCAAGAGAAAGTGATAGTTTAAGAGTTGCAGAGATAAATGGAAGTGATGGAGGAGTTGCTTTCTTCCTTAATTTCTCGGTTCATGGTGCAAAGCTGGAACATGAAGAAGGAGAAGACAGTCGAATACTTCCGGTTCATTACTCGGATAACTATTTTTCATTAGTACCAGGTGAAGAGATGTCAATTAAGATATCATTCAAGGTCCCTCCAGGTGTGTCTCCAAGAGTAACACTTAGAGGCTGGAATTACCATCATGGAGTGCACACTGTTCTTTAA
- the LOC105781536 gene encoding mannosylglycoprotein endo-beta-mannosidase isoform X1 yields MAEIGQKTLLDSGWLAARSTDVQLTGTQLTTTYPPTSPTSPWMEAVVPGTVLATLVENKVVGDPFYGLENETILDIADSGREYYTFWFFTKFQCKLSGAQHLDLNFRAINYSAEVYLNGHKRVLPKGMFRRHSLEVTDILNPDGSNLLAVLVHPPDHPGSIPPAGGQGGDHEIGKDVATQYVEGWDWIAPVRDRNTGIWDEVSISVTGPVKIIDPHLVSSFFDRYTRVYLHATTELENRSSWVAECSLNIQVTTELEGSVCLMEHLKTQHVSIPPRARIQYTFPQLFFYKPNLWWPNGMGKQSLYNVSITVDVKGHGESDSWGQLFGFRKIESHIDSATGGRLFKVNGQPIFIRGGNWILSDCLLRLSKERYKTDIKFHADMNLNMIRCWGGGLAERPEFYHYCDVYGLLVWQEFWITGDVDGRGVPVSNPNGPLDHDLFMLCARDTVKLLRNHPSLALWVGGNEQVPPADINTALKNDLKLHPFFESQSEYITSVEGLSTAYKDPSQYLDGTRVYIQGSMWDGFANGKGGFTDGPYEIQNPEDPFKDNFYKYGFNPEVGSVGIPVAATIRATMPCEGWQIPLFKKLPNGYTEEVPNPIWQYHKYLPYSKPGKVHDQIELYGTPEDLDDFCLKAQLVNYIQYRALLEGWTSRMWSKYTGVLIWKTQNPWTGLRGQFYDHLLDQTAGFFGCRCAAEPIHVQLNLATYFIEVVNTTAEELSNVAIEASVWDLEGACPYYKVFDKLSLPPKKVVSISEMKYPKSKNPKPVFFLLLKLYHVSNYSIVSRNFYWLHVSGGDYKLLEPYRNKRIPLKITSKTFIKGSSYEVEMKVLNKSKKPDPKTLTYKNNFAVRNDDSDFDMTSLKPIPDTRTDLKQPTGLFQRLYRQFSRESDSLRVAEINGSDGGVAFFLNFSVHGAKLEHEEGEDSRILPVHYSDNYFSLVPGEEMSIKISFKVPPGVSPRVTLRGWNYHHGVHTVL; encoded by the exons ATGGCAGAGATTGGGCAAAAGACTCTGCTTGACTCGGGATGGCTCGCCGCCAGATCCACCGACGTTCAACTCACCGGAACTCAGCTCACCACCACTTATCCCCCAACTAGCCCAACCTCTCCCTGGATGGAAGCTGTCGTTCCTGGAAC TGTTTTGGCAACTCTAGTAGAGAACAAAGTTGTTGGTGATCCCTTTTACGGTTTGGAGAACGAGACGATCCTTGATATAGCTGATTCTGGAAGGGAGTACTACACATTCTggtttttcacaaaattccagTGTAAGCTG TCAGGAGCTCAGCATTTAGATCTGAATTTTCGTGCAATCAATTACTCTGCTGAGGTATACTTAAATGGGCACAAAAGGGTCCTCCCTAAAGGGATGTTTCGAAGACATTCCCTTGAAGTCACTGATATCCTAAATCCTGATGGTTCAAACTTGCTGGCTGTTCTCGTTCACCCTCCGGACCATCCTGGGAGCATTCCCCCTGCGGGTGGGCAAGGTGGGGATCATGAG ATTGGAAAAGATGTTGCCACACAATATGTTGAGGGCTGGGATTGGATAGCTCCAGTGAG GGATCGGAACACTGGTATCTGGGATGAAGTCTCAATATCTGTTACCGGG CCGGTGAAAATAATTGATCCACACTTAGTTTCTTCGTTTTTTGACCGTTACACAAGGGTATACTTGCATGCAACAACTGAATTGGAAAACAGAAGTTCTTGGGTTGCTGAATGTTCTTTAAATATCCAAGTGACAACAGAACTTGAAGGAAGTGTTTGCTTAATGGAGCATCTTAAGACTCAGCATGTTTCAATCCCTCCTAGAGCTCGTATTCAGTATACATTTCCTCAG CTTTTCTTCTACAAGCCCAACTTATGGTGGCCAAATGGAATGGGAAAGCAGTCTCTGTATAATGTCAGTATTACTGTTGATGTGAAGGGACACGGAGAATCTGATTCTTGGGGCCAACTATTTGGTTTTCGCAAAATTGAATCTCATATAGACAGTGCTACTGGAGGGAG GTTGTTCAAGGTGAATGGACAGCCTATTTTTATCCGCGGTGGTAACTGGATATTGTCTGATTGCTTGCTTCGGCTTTCTAAGGAGCGTTATAAAACAGACATAAAATTTCATGCAGATATGAATCTGAACATGATTCGTTGTTGGGGTGGTGGGTTGGCCGAGAGGCCAGAATTTTATCATTATTGTGATGTTTATGGTTTGCTG GTATGGCAGGAGTTTTGGATTACTGGTGATGTTGATGGTAGAGGTGTCCCAGTATCAAATCCAAATGGCCCACTTGACCATGATCTTTTCATGCTATGTGCCAGAGATACTGTCAAGCTTTTAAGGAATCACCCTAGTCTTGCTCTCTGGGTTGGTGGAAACGAACAGGTTCCACCGGCTGATATCAACACGGCTCTCAAGAATGACCTGAAACTGCATCCATTTTTCGAGAGCCAGAGTGAATATATAACGTCTGTGGAAGGATTGTCCACAGCATACAAGGACCCTAGTCAATATCTGGATGGCACACGTGTTTATATCCAAGGATCCATGTGGGATGGCTTTGCTAATGGAAAGGGAGGCTTTACTGATGGCCCTTATGAAATCCAGAATCCCGAAGACCCTTTTAAGgataacttttacaaatatggTTTCAACCCTGAGGTTGGTTCTGTAGGAATTCCAGTTGCAGCTACCATCAGAGCAACCATGCCTTGTGAAGGTTGGCAAATTCCATTGTTTAAGAAGCTTCCCAATGGTTACACTGAAGAAGTTCCAAATCCTATTTGGCAATACCACAAATATCTTCCTTACTCGAAACCTGGGAAGGTTCATGATCAGATTGAACTGTATGGAACCCCAGAGGATCTGGATGATTTTTGCTTGAAG GCTCAACTTGTTAATTACATTCAGTATAGAGCTTTATTGGAGGGTTGGACATCCCGTATGTGGAGCAAATACACTGGAGTTTTGATTTGGAAGACGCAGAACCCATGGACAGGTCTTCGTGGTCAATTTTATGATCACCTGTTAGACCAGACAGCCGGTTTTTTTGGTTGTCGCTGTGCTGCGGAGCCAATCCATGTCCAGCTCAATCTTGCTACATATTTTATAGAG GTTGTCAATACTACTGCCGAGGAATTGTCAAATGTCGCTATAGAAGCATCAGTGTGGGATCTTGAAGGAGCTTGTCCGTATTACAAAGTTTTTGATAAGCTTTCCTTGCCACCGAAGAAAGTAGTTTCCATTAGTGAGATGAAGTATCCAAAGTCAAAAAACCCGAAGCCAGTGTTCTTTCTCCTTCTCAAACTCTACCACGTTTCAAATTACAGCATTGTATCCCGAAACTTTTACTGGTTACATGTTTCTGGTGGAGATTACAAGCTGCTGGAACCATACAGGAACAAGAGAATACCTCTTAAGATAACATCAAAGACATTCATCAAAGGTTCCTCGTATGAAGTCGAAATGAAGGTGCTAAACAAATCGAAGAAACCTGATCCCAAAACTTTAACCTACAAGAACAATTTTGCTGTCAGAAACGATGATTCAGATTTTGATATGACTTCACTCAAACCTATACCAGACACCAGAACTGATCTGAAACAGCCAACGGGTTTGTTTCAGAGACTATATAGACAATTTTCAAGAGAAAGTGATAGTTTAAGAGTTGCAGAGATAAATGGAAGTGATGGAGGAGTTGCTTTCTTCCTTAATTTCTCGGTTCATGGTGCAAAGCTGGAACATGAAGAAGGAGAAGACAGTCGAATACTTCCGGTTCATTACTCGGATAACTATTTTTCATTAGTACCAGGTGAAGAGATGTCAATTAAGATATCATTCAAGGTCCCTCCAGGTGTGTCTCCAAGAGTAACACTTAGAGGCTGGAATTACCATCATGGAGTGCACACTGTTCTTTAA
- the LOC105782592 gene encoding pentatricopeptide repeat-containing protein At3g05340: MKSQWIFTSLIPHIPSCFSSILFPFKTPKLYQFPSSNLPKLVLNHLDLSLLLSLSGKQGFFLLGSSIHASFIKNPENIYPIEDFKDSNNALVVWNSLLGMYSRCGTLTDLTKLFDEMPMRDTISWNTMVSGFLRNGKFDEGFAYFKQMGKSGICWFDQATLTTILSACDRVEFYHVVKMMHGLVFSNGYEKEISVGNSLITSYFRCGCLSSGRQVFDEMFERNVITWTAMISSLVQNELYEESLELFNQMRSGPVCPNSLTYLSSLVACSGLQALTGGRQIHSLLWKLGIQSEVCIESSLMDMYSKCGQVNDAWKIFQSAQDLDEVSMTVILMGLAQNGFEEEAKRFFMKLFESGIEIDPNMLSAVLGVFIEDTSLSLGKQIHSLSIKRNFGFNSYVNNGLINMYSKCGDLEESAKVFSRMSQRNSISWNSMIAAFARHGDGCRALQLYEEMRSDGIAPTDITFLSLLHACSHVGLVEKGMELLKSMTDVYGIIPRAEHYACVVDMLGRAGLLNEAKTFIEGLPVKADMLVWQALLGACSIRGDSEIGKYAANQLILETPESPVPYVSMANIYSSRGKWKERARTIKRMKEIGVSKEIGISWIEIEKKVHSFVVQDRMHPQAELMYGILEELLELMLEEGYVPGNVTPTECQT; the protein is encoded by the coding sequence ATGAAATCCCAATGGATTTTCACATCACTAATTCCCCATATTCCTTCATGTTTCTCTTCTATCCTCTTCCCATTCAAAACCCCAAAACTCTACCAAttcccatcttcaaatctccCCAAACTTGTTCTCAACCATTTGGACTTAAGCCTCCTTTTATCCCTTTCTGGGAAACAAGGATTCTTCCTTCTGGGTTCCTCTATCCACGCTTCCTTCATCAAAAACCCTGAAAATATTTACCCAATTGAAGATTTTAAGGATTCCAATAATGCTCTTGTTGTTTGGAATTCTCTCCTCGGAATGTACTCAAGATGTGGCACTTTAACTGATTTGACCAAGCTGTTTGATGAAATGCCAATGAGAGATACCATTTCGTGGAACACGATGGTGTCTGGGTTTTTAAGGAATGGGAAGTTTGATGAGGGCTTCGCATACTTCAAACAGATGGGAAAATCTGGTATTTGTTGGTTTGATCAAGCGACTTTGACTACTATTTTATCAGCTTGCGACAGAGTAGAGTTTTATCATGTCGttaagatgatgcatggattAGTATTTTCGAACGgatatgaaaaagaaattagtgTAGGGAATTCTTTGATTACTTCATATTTTAGATGTGGATGTTTGAGTTCGGGGAGGCAGGTTTTTGATGAGATGTTTGAAAGGAATGTTATTACTTGGACAGCTATGATCTCCAGCTTGGTGCAAAATGAACTGTATGAAGAAAGCTTGGAATTGTTTAACCAAATGCGTTCGGGGCCTGTGTGTCCAAATTCTTTAACTTATTTAAGCTCATTGGTGGCATGTTCTGGTTTGCAAGCACTAACGGGAGGGCGTCAAATTCATAGTCTTTTATGGAAGTTAGGGATCCAGTCCGAAGTCTGCATCGAGAGTTCACTAATGGACATGTATTCTAAATGTGGGCAAGTGAATGATGCATGGAAAATTTTTCAATCTGCACAAGATCTTGATGAGGTTTCGATGACGGTAATCCTTATGGGTTTGGCACAAAATGGGTTCGAGGAAGAAGCTAAAAggttttttatgaaattgttcGAGTCAGGTATTGAAATTGACCCTAATATGTTGTCAGCAGTTTTAGGGGTATTCATTGAGGATACTTCATTGAGTTTGGGTAAGCAGATTCATTCATTAAgcattaaaagaaattttggtttCAACTCTTATGTTAATAATGGGCTCATCAACATGTATTCCAAATGTGGAGATTTAGAGGAGTCAGCCAAAGTCTTCAGTCGAATGTCTCAAAGGAACTCAATTTCGTGGAACTCTATGATTGCAGCTTTTGCTCGTCATGGGGATGGCTGTAGAGCACTACAATTATACGAGGAAATGAGATCAGATGGAATAGCACCAACCGACATTACATTCCTCTCTTTGCTTCATGCTTGTAGCCATGTGGGCTTAGTCGAAAAGGGTATGGAACTCTTGAAGTCGATGACTGATGTTTATGGAATTATTCCCAGGGCAGAACACTATGCTTGTGTTGTTGACATGTTAGGCCGGGCAGGGCTCCTCAATGAAGCTAAGACATTCATTGAGGGATTGCCTGTTAAAGCTGACATGCTTGTTTGGCAAGCATTGCTTGGTGCCTGTAGCATTCGTGGTGATTCTGAAATAGGGAAATATGCAGCTAATCAGCTGATTTTGGAAACACCTGAAAGCCCAGTGCCATATGTATCAATGGCAAACATATATTCTTCTCGAGGAAAGTGGAAAGAACGAGCAAGGACCATTAAGAGAATGAAGGAAATTGGGGTGTCGAAAGAAATTGGTATAAGTTGGATAGAGATTGAAAAGAAAGTCCACAGCTTTGTTGTGCAAGATAGAATGCATCCACAAGCAGAGCTTATGTATGGGATTCTGGAAGAGCTATTGGAACTCATGTTGGAAGAAGGCTATGTGCCAGGCAATGTTACTCCGACTGAGTGTCAAACATAG